The proteins below are encoded in one region of Erinaceus europaeus chromosome 15, mEriEur2.1, whole genome shotgun sequence:
- the LOC103127373 gene encoding olfactory receptor 2AE1-like, translating to MWQRNETSLADFILEGLFDDSFTHVFLFSLTMVVFLVAVSSNTLTILLICADLRLHTPMYFLLSQLSLMDLMHVNTTIPKMATNYLSGRKSISFVGCATQHFLYLAVGGAECLLLTLMSYDRYVAICNPLRYTVLMNRRVTLMMATTSWLGASTNSLIHTVILMNFPLCGSRKVHHFYCEFPAIVKLVCADITVYETTVYISSVLFILLPIVLVSTSYAFILCSVIQMRSAGSKKNAFATCSSHLTVVSLWFGTGIFAYMRPKSQRTPFQEKVGSVFYSIITPTLNPLIYTLRNKDITKALRKVLGRDAIIQ from the coding sequence ATGTGGCAAAGAAATGAGACCTCTCTGGCTGATTTCATCCTTGAAGGGCTCTTTGATGACTCCTTCAcccatgtctttctcttctccttgacCATGGTGGTTTTCCTCGTGGCAGTGAGTAGCAACACCCTCACCATTCTCCTCATCTGTGCTGACCTCAGGCTTCATACCCCCATGTACTTCCTGCTCAGCCAGCTCTCCCTCATGGATCTGATGCATGTTAACACCACCATCCCCAAGATGGCCACCAACTACCTCTCTGGCAGGAAGTCCATCTCCTTTGTGGGCTGTGCTACACAGCACTTCCTCTATTTGGCTGTGGGTGGTGCTGAGTGTCTTCTTTTAACTCTGATgtcctatgaccgctatgtggccatctgcaaccCACTCCGTTATACTGTTCTCATGAACAGAAGGGTAACACTGATGATGGCGACCACATCATGGCTAGGGGCATCCACAAACTCCTTAATTCACACAGTGATATTaatgaacttccctctctgtGGGTCTCGAAAAGTCCACCACTTTTATTGTGAGTTTCCAGCAATTGTGAAGTTGGTATGTGCTGATATCACTGTTTATGAGACCACAGTATACATCAGCAGTGTCCTATTTATCCTTCTCCCTATAGTCCTGGTCTCTACATCCTATGCCTTCATCCTCTGCAGTGTCATCCAGATGCGATCTGCTGGGAGTAAAAAAAATGCCTTTGCCACTTGTAGCTCTCAcctcactgtggtttctctctggtTTGGTACTGGCATCTTCGCATATATGAGACCCAAGTCCCAGCGCACTCCATTTCAAGAAAAAGTTGGTTCTGTGTTCTATAGCATCATTACTCCCACCCTGAATCCTCTGATCTATACTCTCCGGAATAAGGATATAACTAAGGCACTGAGGAAAGTGCTAGGGAGAGATGCTATTATTCAATGA
- the LOC103127364 gene encoding olfactory receptor 2AE1-like has product MWQRNETSLADFILEGLFDDSLTHVFLFSLTIVVFLIGVSSNILTILLVCADPRLHTPMYFLLSQLSLMDLMHVTTTIPKMAANHLSGSKSISFVGCAIQHFLYLSAGSAECLLLALMSCDRYVAICHPLHYTILMNRKVTLMMAVMSWLGASTISLIHTTILMHFPFCGSRMIHHFYCEFPAVVKLVCGNITVYETTVYISTILLLLFPIILVSTSYVFIIRSVIQMRSAGSKRNAFATCSSHLTVVSLWYGASIFSYMRPRSWRTPLQDKVGAVFYSIITPTLNPLIYTLRNKDIAKAVRRVLCRDSITQ; this is encoded by the coding sequence ATGTGGCAAAGGAATGAGACCTCTCTGGCTGACTTCATCCTTGAAGGGCTCTTTGATGACTCTCTCAcccatgtctttctcttctctttgacAATTGTTGTCTTCCTGATTGGAGTGAGTAGCAACATCCTCACTATTCTCCTCGTCTGTGCTGACCCCAGGCttcacacccccatgtacttccTGCTCAGCCAGCTCTCCCTCATGGATCTGATGCATGTTACCACCACCATCCCCAAGATGGCGGCCAACCACCTCTCTGGCAGCAAATCCATCTCTTTTGTTGGCTGTGCAATCCAGCACTTCCTCTATTTGTCTGCAGGTAGTGCTGAATGTCTACTTCTTGCTCTTATGTCCTGTGACCGGTATGTAGCTATCTGTCACCCACTGCACTATACTATTCTCATGAACAGAAAGGTGACACTGATGATGGCTGTCATGTCATGGTTGGGAGCATCTACCATCTCACTTATTCACACCACCATCTTAATGCACTTTCCCTTCTGTGGGTCTCGAATGATTCACCATTTCTATTGCGAGTTCCCAGCTGTTGTGAAGTTGGTGTGTGGAAACATCACAGTCTATGAGACCACTGTGTATATAAGCACCATCCTGCTTCTCCTTTTCCCCATCATCCTGGTCTCTACATCCTATGTCTTCATCATTCGTAGTGTCATTCAGATGCGATCTGCTGGGAGTAAGAGGAACGCCTTTGCCACTTGTAGCTCTCAcctcactgtggtttctctctggtATGGTGCCTCCATCTTCTCATATATGAGGCCCAGGTCCTGGCGCACTCCACTGCAGGACAAAGTTGGTGCTGTGTTCTATAGTATCATAACTCCCACCCTGAATCCTCTGATCTACACTCTCCGGAATAAGGACATAGCCAAGGCTGTGAGGAGAGTATTGTGTAGAGACAGTATCACTCAATGA
- the LOC103127374 gene encoding olfactory receptor 2AE1-like: protein MWQRNETSLAGFILEGLFDDSLTHTFLFSFTMVVFLVAVSGNSLTILLICADPRLHTPMYFLLSQLSLMDLMHVTTTIPKMAANYLSGSKSISFVGCAIQHFLYLSVGGAECVLLALMSYDRYVAICSPLHYTVLMNRKVTLTMAVMSWLGASMNSLVHTMILMHFPFCGPRNIHHFYCEFPAVVKLVCGDITVYEKTVYISSILLLLLPILLVSASYAFILHSVIHMRSAGSKRNAFATCSSHLTVVFLWFGACIFSYMRPRSQRTPLQDKVGAVFYSIITPTLNPLIYTLRNKDVAKAMRRVLCRNSVTQRL, encoded by the coding sequence atgtgGCAGAGGAATGAGACTTCTCTGGCTGGCTTCATTCTTGAAGGGCTCTTTGATGATTCCCTCACCCacacctttctcttctctttcaccaTGGTGGTCTTCCTGGTGGCAGTGAGTGGCAACTCCCTCACCATTCTCCTCATCTGTGCTGACCCCAGACttcacacccccatgtacttccTGCTCAGCCAGCTCTCCCTCATGGATCTGATGCAtgtcaccaccaccatccccaagATGGCGGCCAACTACCTGTCTGGCAGTAAGTCCATCTCCTTTGTGGGCTGTGCAATCCAGCACTTCCTGTATTTATCTGTGGGTGGTGCTGAGTGTGTTCTTCTAGCTCTGATgtcctatgaccgctatgtggccatctgcagcCCACTACATTACACTGTTCTCATGAACAGAAAGGTGACACTGACGATGGCTGTCATGTCCTGGCTGGGAGCATCCATGAACTCCCTCGTTCACACAATGATCTTGATGCACTTCCCCTTCTGTGGACCTCGAAACATACATCACTTCTACTGTGAATTTCCAGCTGTTGTGAAGCTGGTGTGTGGAGACATCACTGTTTATGAGAAGACAGTTTACATCAGCAGCATCCTACTTCTGCTCCTCCCCATCCTGCTGGTCTCTGCATCTTATGCCTTCATCCTCCACAGTGTCATTCATATGAGATCTGCTGGGAGTAAGAGAAATGCCTTTGCCACCTGTAGCTCTCACCTCACTGTGGTCTTTCtctggtttggtgcctgcatcttCTCATATATGAGACCCAGGTCCCAGCGCACTCCACTGCAGGACAAAGTCGGTGCTGTGTTCTACAGCATCATCACTCCCACCCTGAATCCTCTGATCTATACTCTGCGGAATAAGGATGTAGCTAAGGCTATGAGGAGAGTGTTGTGTAGAAATAGTGTAACTCAGAGACTATAA